From Danaus plexippus chromosome 11, MEX_DaPlex, whole genome shotgun sequence, the proteins below share one genomic window:
- the LOC133319043 gene encoding larval cuticle protein 16/17-like: MKMFIVALALVACVAALPVEKDVPKILRYEYDPKPNGGYSLSVESDDGIVRNEVAELKEILDENNKPQLVLVVRGQYSYPRPDGSIETITYVADELGFRPEGASIPQAPAAARR, encoded by the exons ATGAAGAtg TTCATTGTCGCCCTCGCCCTTGTGGCTTGCGTTGCTGCCCTCCCCGTGGAGAAGGATGTCCCAAAAATCCTCCGCTACGAGTACGACCCAAAACCCAACGGTGGATACTCTCTCAG cGTTGAAAGCGACGACGGTATTGTCAGGAATGAGGTCGCTGAACTTAAGGAAATCCTCGATGAAAACAACAAGCCCCAACTTGTCTTAGTCGTCAGAGGCCAATACTCCTACCCCAGACCAGACGGCAGCATTGAAACCATCACCTACGTTGCTGACGAACTTGGCTTCCGCCCCGAGGGTGCTTCCATCCCCCAGGCCCCAGCCGCCGCCAGGAGATAA
- the LOC133319045 gene encoding larval cuticle protein 16/17-like, whose amino-acid sequence MKMFIVALALVACVAALPVEKDVPKILRYEYDPKPNGGYSLSVESDDGIVRNEVAELKEILDENNKPQLVLVVRGQYSYPRPDGSIETITYVADELGFRPEGASIPQAPAAARR is encoded by the exons ATGAAGAtg TTCATTGTCGCCCTCGCCCTTGTGGCTTGCGTTGCTGCCCTCCCCGTGGAGAAGGATGTCCCAAAAATCCTCCGCTACGAGTACGACCCAAAACCCAACGGTGGATACTCTCTCAG cGTTGAAAGCGACGACGGTATTGTCAGGAATGAGGTCGCTGAACTTAAGGAAATCCTCGATGAAAACAACAAGCCCCAACTTGTCTTAGTCGTCAGAGGCCAATACTCCTACCCCAGACCAGACGGCAGCATTGAAACCATCACCTACGTTGCTGACGAACTTGGTTTCCGCCCCGAGGGTGCTTCCATCCCCCAGGCCCCAGCCGCCGCCAGGAGATAA